The genomic interval CGAGCCAGAACCGCCCAAGCGGCGCAACAAAGGCCCGCCCAATTCATGAACAGCACACGATGAACTACTCGGCCTCGTCGTCCGAAAGCTTGCGGTAGAGGGTGGCGAGACTGACGCCCAGCATCTGCGCGGCCTTTTCCTTGTCCCCGTTCACAAAAGCAAGCGCCCGGTTGAGATAGGAAACCTCCTGTTCACGAAGGTATTGCTTCAACGAAACGATGGGCTTGGCAGGGTCCGAAGGCGGAGCGCCCGCCGGTGTGTCCAGGGAAAGATTTTTCACCTCGGGACTCCTCAGGGGGTAAAGAGCATCCGAGAGCACGATCAGGGATTTCGGCGGCAAATCGGGCCGGGACTGGATCTCCGTCTCGAACGAGGAGGCGGAGGCGTACTTGTGCAGGATGGGGGGGAGGTCCATGACCTGCAACACATGGGTGTCGGCCAGGGCGCACGCGCGTTCGACAGCGTTTTCGAGTTCGCGCACATTGCCCGGCCAATGATGGGCGCAAAGCACTTCCATCGCCTGCCGGGTGACCTGAAACGGCTTGCCGCTTCGCGTGTGAACTTTGTCCCGGAGAAAATGCCCCACCAGCAGCGGAATATCATCCAACCGCTCGCGCAGACTGGGGATATTGATGGGAATGACATTCAACCGGTAATAAAGATCCTCGCGGAAGGTGCCTTGCTTGACCCGCTCCTCCAGCGGTTCGTTGGTGGCGGCAACCACTCGGACATTGATGTAGATGGGAACATTGTCCCCAACCCGCCTCACTTCCTTCTCCTGGAGAACGCGCAACAAACGGCTTTGCAACGCGGCAGGCATGGACCCGATTTCGTCCAGAAAGATCGTGCCGCCATCCGCCTCTTGAAAGAGTCCTTTCTTGTCCGTAACGGCGCCGGTGAAACTGCCCTTGCGATGGCCGAAGAGTTCGGATTCCAAGAGGTTCTCGGGAATGGCGGCGCAATTGACGGGAACGAAGGGCGCGAATTGAGGGCGGCTGTTGAAGTGCAGCGCGCGCGCCACAAGCTCCTTGCCCGTGCCGCTCTCGCCGAGAATCAGGGCGGTGCTGTCGGTGTCCGCCACCCGCTCGACCATTTTGAAGACATCCTGCATCTTGGTCGAGGACCCAATGATCTGGCTGAACTGGTATTTCTTCTTGAGCTGCTTTTTGAGAT from Verrucomicrobiota bacterium carries:
- a CDS encoding sigma-54-dependent Fis family transcriptional regulator — encoded protein: MAKVMLIDDEVTMVQMVTELLRGEGHEVFPFTNGNAALEAIEATAPELVITDLYLEKARAHGLEILSKARSLNPLAIVILITGYGSVESAVEAMRKGAYDYLEKPFKLDQLKLCVQRALSYNDAVSENLYLKKQLKKKYQFSQIIGSSTKMQDVFKMVERVADTDSTALILGESGTGKELVARALHFNSRPQFAPFVPVNCAAIPENLLESELFGHRKGSFTGAVTDKKGLFQEADGGTIFLDEIGSMPAALQSRLLRVLQEKEVRRVGDNVPIYINVRVVAATNEPLEERVKQGTFREDLYYRLNVIPINIPSLRERLDDIPLLVGHFLRDKVHTRSGKPFQVTRQAMEVLCAHHWPGNVRELENAVERACALADTHVLQVMDLPPILHKYASASSFETEIQSRPDLPPKSLIVLSDALYPLRSPEVKNLSLDTPAGAPPSDPAKPIVSLKQYLREQEVSYLNRALAFVNGDKEKAAQMLGVSLATLYRKLSDDEAE